The window TTATTCCCTAACTCTTTtccaccctccccaacccccagtgaGGAGGGCAGGGGTCTTCAGAAACTTCAGTGGCAGAGGTGGCAGCCATGGCACTGAATGAATGACTTCATTCTTCCTTGGCAGCTCTTTGGCTCTTTCTGGGGTCTCCCCCTGAGGCAATGCATGAGAGCCAATGAAGCAATCATGGACCTGGAGCTAGAGGCCAGGCACCAAACCCCAGCTGGGGGATGGGCGGGGCAAAGTTACCTGTCTTCTCCAGGTTCCTGTTATCTGGGGAGAAAAATAATCCTTGCCTCTCTCTGGGGGCTGCTGTGAGAATTCCAGGTGAATAATGGCTGGAAAAGTGATGGGTGCACAAAGTGGAGAATTATTAGTACTATTATGTGTTTTTTCAGAAGGCACAAGAGAACAGGAGAAACCGAGCCTGCCTCCAGGCTCCTCCCAAGGAGCCCACTTCCTTGTCACTTCCGCAGTCCACCCTGGCTTTGCAAAGACACAaatcccctccccgccccacttCCCACACCCAAACCCCTCTAATTAAGTCCCTTACCTTCCTGGCTATCACTGTCTAATCCCTAAGCCCTTTCTCACCGGTCTCCAGTTGTCTCAGGGAGTCAAATCCCTTTAGAATGAGGTGGCCCAGTTAACTGTGAAcccagagctgggggcagggagcagggactTCCGGACTCCcctggagtggaggggagggcagaggagggcagGAAGGGTGCTGGAGACCTTGCCCAGGCTCTGGACTGGCTAGCATGAGCCTGGAGACCTCTCTTGGGAAGAGTGGGTTTTCATTTCTAGCCCTGTACCCTGCATCTGAAATAGaatccagattctttttttttttttaagattgtatttattcatttgacagacagagagagaaagcacaaacagggggagagcagcagccagagggagagggagaagcaggttccttgaggagcagggatccagatgcggggctcaatcccaggaccctaggatcatgacatgagccaaaggcagacatttgaccgactgagccacccaggctcccctggaatcCAGATTCTACCACCCGACTTGTTCAGTGTAGGTCAGTGACTTTGAGAAACAGAACAGTGGGGGATGAGCCCTCctgactctggagtcagactacCTGGGTTCAGGTTCTGATTCCAACATATACCACGGTTACTTGACTGCCATGCCTCAATTTTCATTCCATAAGATGGCGATGATAATCTTACTACCTCATATGGCTGTAATGAGATTAAACAAGTTTATTAGTGCGAAGGGCCTTTATTAGTGCGGAACAGAGTAAACATAGCAGCTGTTTTCACTTGTGCTTCCtattctccccccgcccccaaccctgATATACCTGCCATTCTTACCCCCCACACCACCTCTCAGAGAGGCCTTTCTTCCCCTGGTACTGAAGCTGAAGCAGCCCCCAGCaactccctctccccatgctatTTTACCTCCTTCATGTGGCATTTACCGTGGTCTGAAATGACCTTGCTTGTATATGTAGTTATGGTTTTCTAGCTATTCTAAAGGGCAGGAGCTGTTCCATGTCCAGTGCCCAGATGAGCCAACACTCACTCTGCCCCCTGAGGGCTGGGCCCAGGGACAGACAGGCCCCTGGCCACCCCTCCACTCAGtagctcttcctctctcccaaacCACAGTTATCTGCTGCTACTCTGTACCTgccctgtgtgatcttgggcatgtCACCACCCCTCTCTGGACATCCaggtgaggaaagggaagaagcagtGGAACTAAGCAACCAAGAGACAAtctaaggtttttcttttttaaaaagattttatttatttatttgagagcgagagcaagagagagagagagagagagagagaaaacacaagccggagttgcagcagagggagagagtgaagcaggttccatgcagagcagagagcctgatgcggggtttgatcccaggacgctgggatcatgaccctagccaaaggcagatgcttaaccaactgagcaacccagcccCCCAGATCTAAGGTTTTTCTAAGAAAATCTGTTATACATCCTGTGGCTCATGCCGATTAGGGGGAAGGACCTCAAGGATCTCTGGGGTCTCAAAATAACAGTCGCCAGCCTAGCTCTCTCCTTGTCACTGTTCCTGAAAGCCCCCACGGTTGTAGGGGTGGGTTGCACTCCTAGGAGCTGGGAGTTGTTTAGCTGACGGCCCTTTGTAAAAAGAGCAGAGCCCAAAACTGGGCCCCTGCGTGGTCCCATTCCCTGGGGACTATCTTGCCACCTGGTGGCAGCTTGATTGCATTGGCCCTATTCCATCTGGGAGGGTGCTCgcagctggggaggtgggggggagggggcagacccAGATTCTGGATATGGACTTGCCTTTCTGCCTTCACCCCACTTCCAGCATCGCTCACGCAatgctttgtccatttttatgcaCAGCCTGGCATCACAGCGAAGAATTCATTTCACAGCAGAGAAAGAGACACCGTGGGCACAAGCCCATGGAATTCACTGGCCTTACCACATACTCTATTCCTGGTgtcaattctagaacattttactGCCTCAAGCCTGTTCCACTTCGGTAACACAGCCCATGCCTCACACTTTCATTAACAGCTTCCTTTCTTCCTAGGTCTTCCTGCAACTTTAGGGGGTGAAGGAGACGGGACACTGGGGCCTCCTCCACCCAGTTCACggcccagcccagggccagggAACCTTGTAATCCAAGGCACAAGTCACTTGGAATCACAGCATGTCTGGTGAAAGGACCCCCTGCCCCCAAATCGTTTGGTCCAACTCTCATTTTCCTTTACAGCTGGGGACATGaggcaagaaaaaggaagtggCTTACTGGGAGGAACACAGCAGAAAGAGTAACAGCCCTGTCCATgccagctccccactcagccccaGAAGGGAAGCTAGCTGGGATCTAGGGGCTTGGCTCCTCTGGAGGGGCCCACTGGGCTGAGCATCCTGTCTGCCCAGCCCTGAGAGCAGGGAGGCCGAGGTTCAGCACCAGGCCTGCTACTCCCAGCTGGGATCTCGTCCTTCCCTCTGTGGTCCTCTAGTCACCTCTTCCTCACATGCTCTCCCAGCACTCATTCCCTGCTATCAGTCTCCTGGCCTTTGCTGCCTTGTCCCTGGGCTAATACTCCCTCCAATGGCAGCTCTGATCTACACTCTTTCTCTATAGCAGAAGGGCCCTGCCACATTTAGACTATCTCTCCAAGCACTTGTTCCTTCTGGGATAACTAACCATTCCCCGGTAGGAGGACAGACCACAGAGTTACTTTGGTTACTCACTAAGTTTACAGGACACCTCAGGCTCCCACTGATGGAAAGCTAGGATGTGGATATTCATGTGGGAAACAGAAGCTTGTTCCAGGCAAGGGTCTGtgcctcattgttttttttttttttttttttttttttttgtgtgtgtgtgtgtgtgtgtgtgtgtgttaaagggACAGAGAGGACCCTTTGCCTAAGTGGGCAGGATGGGGTTAGGGAACAAGCTGTAGCAATAGGGATAGGCAGACAGCGGAGCCAACAGCCTCACTGATTATAGGGTGTGACCTTGCAACCCTGTCATTGGGGCTGATAGATGGACTGGGACATTCACGGACCTGGAGAAGCAAGACTCTCCATGGACACCTAGGGACCTGCAGAGTGCCTTTTGCAACTTACAAAGAGAGATTGCTTAAGGTATGAAAAAACATTAGCACGAAGAATAAAGAATGATACAAGAAACACCCACATGACTTAAGCAGAACACTCCTGGGTGCCCTTCCCCAATTATATCCCACCTGGTGAACGGATGTCTGTACTTCTCAGTCCCTTGATTTTCTTGATAGTTTTGTTACAGATGAATTTCTCTCTTCAAAATGTAGTTGGTctgccatgtttttttttctttaattgaagtgaaattcacataacatgaaattaaccattttcaagtaaaaaaaaattcagtacaaAGTATTGTACATCACAATGTTATGCAGCCAGCACCTCTGATTCCAAAAgactttcatcaccccaaaaggaaaactTGTACCCAGTAAGCAGTTACTTAtcatttccccttcccttcaaccaccaatctgttttctctctctactgATTTATCTATTCTGGATCTAGCATTTGACATCTAGGCCTTTTGTGTGTGGGTTAattcactttgcataatgttttcaaagttcatccatctTGTAGCATGGGTCAGGACTTCATTTCTATTTATAGCTAAACAATATCCCATCATATGGACATATCAaaatttatccactcatctatcaatTGACATTTCAGTTGCTGCCACCTTTCAGTTATTGTGAATAACACAGCTATAAATGTTGGTGTCcaagtatctgtttgagtccctgtcttcatttgttttggatatatacccagaagttggaattgctggatgatatagtaattttatgtttaattttttgaggaatcaccatactattttccacagctgctgcaccattttacattcccgccattgatccactttgagttaatttttgtatatggtgtgaggtaggagtccaacttcattcttctgcgtgtagctatccaattgtcccagcaccatttgttaaggAGACTATTCTTTTCCTTATTGAATAGTCTTGGtgcccttgttgaaaatcaatcaGCCATAGATGTCTGGGCATATTTCTGGACtgtcaattctattccattgatctatgagtctCTTTACACCAGAACCACACTGTTTTGGTTATTGTAGCTTTGTcgtacattttaaaatcaggaagtgttagtactctttgttcttctttttgtccACGGTATTCAGGGCTCCTTCCAACTCCATGTACATTTCAGGatgggttttccatttcttcaaaagAGATCATTGGAATTTCAATACACTGaatctgtacattgctttgggtagtatggccATCTTAACATTACTAAGTCTATCAATCCAATAACAgggatgtctttccattatttaggatcttctttcatttatttctgcaatgttttgtagttttcagtgctCAGATCTTTCAGCTCATTGCCTAAGTTTATTTccaggtgggttttttgttttttgttttttgttttttttggcaaCTGTTGTAAATTGAATTGTTGTCTTAATGTCCTTTTAAAATCGTTCATTGCTGGCATAGAGatacacaactgatttttgtgtactGTTGCTATAAATACTGATGTTTTTGAGTTTAAATCATATGAATTATTTGGAGACTTGTTTTTTGTGCTAAGCATTCTGTTAGAATTATCCACCATGATACACACAACTaaaccatttgtttttctctattacaTGATATTTTACATATGAACGTACCAcagatttctctcttctcctactgACGAGTTGTGATCTTAACTCTTATTTCCTTAATTAGTAATTAGGTTGAGgatcttttcaaatttattggccattgttgttttcttatttgtcaaATGCTTACTTGCATCTTGGGCCCTTATCTACACATTTGTATATTCTGCATAGCAATAATTTggttgcaaataccttctcccagtTTGTTGCTTTCCCTACCACTTTACTAtaaggtttttttcattttattgcagATTAATTTcttcaatcttttcctttataatCTGTTTTTATATAGTAAGAAATCTCTCCTGACCTTGAAGTAAACAGGATAGTCTTCTACGTTTCTTTCTAAAAATGCTTAAATATAGCTTttcatatttagatctttaattcacATGGAATTGATTTTTCCGGTACAATGTGCAGTAGAGGTCcaatttcattgctttttgttATGGTTAACTCATTTCCTTGGCACAATTTGTCAAGTAGTCCATAATATGGCTCCTCTCTCCAACTGCAGTGGTCCCTCGGACAAAGCCACAGTTCTGTGTGTAGGCCGGTTTCTGGCTTTTCTGTTTCATGCCccatttgtctgtctttggacttacATCAGATTCTCTTGTTCTCTCCATCTTATTCTTCAGGAGTCCCTTGACAATTCAACATTAGGGGTTATATGGGTGTTCACtataaaattcttttcatttttcagtatgtttgaaattttccttaaaaaaatattgggggagggacacctgggtgactaaggtaggtgtctgccttcagctcaggtcataatggaggggggtcctggaattgagctttgcatcgggctccctcttcggtggggagcctgcttttccctctctctgctgctccccctgcttgtgctcgctctctctctctctctgacaaataaataaacaaaatcataaaaaaattatgGGGGGAAAGAGTGCTGTGGCTTATCTGGCCTTTACCCTTTTATCAGGATACACTTTTTAAAAGGCTCAGGTTTCAGACAAGGCGATTCCCAGCAGCCACAGCCCTTTGAGAAAAAGATGAGTTTTAGGACAGTGTGTGGACTTTTCACATTCTTGTGGGCATCAGAGATTATTTGCTGGAGATGAGGCAGTGCTGCTCTTAATATCATGCCCATTTCACTGCCCAGAAGAGTGACCTGCCTGAAGACCTAGCCTCTGGGCCCCCCGAGTAGCTGTGTCTGGCCTGCTTTGTTCAGGCAAATGTCCCCAGCCCCTTTTCTGCCCCTCCGGGACCCTTGTTTCAATCTCCCATCTCCTTCTCACGCCAATCTTTGGTTCTCTGTTTCCTGGAGTTTGGTCtggtggagagatggaagcccaGAAAGATGAGGATGTTACTTGACCAAGGCCACACCAAGTGACCATAAGGCCGGCGCACAGCAAGGGCCAGCCAGCCTTCAGGCCACAAAACGTCCCTTGTTCCTGCCCTTCTGGGGGCGCTGATCGTGCCTCTGCCTCCCCATGTTGCTAActatctccctctgtctcccgtGCTCGCGCTCGGGTCTCCGCCAGTCTGACAGGCCACAAGCTGACTACCTCTTCCCGGGCTCCGCCCCACTCCAGCGACCTCGGCAGCCGGCGCCGGAGTTCTCCGCGGCCACCAGGGGGCGCGCGCGGCCTGGTCTTAGCAGCAGTGAGGCCGAGGACGCCCCGCCTTCCCGGCGCCCCGCCCCgtccggccccggccccgcccctcccggcgCCCCGCCCCGTCCGGCCGCGGCCCCGCTCCCTACGCTCTCCGGAGCGCCGGTACCCCTGGCACCCGTGTCTCGTCTGCTCGCCGGGTCCAGTCATGGGCCCCGCTGCTCGCCCTCCGCTGAGGTCGCCCCCGCCGCCTCCTCCGCCGCCGCCTTcgccactgctgctgctgctgcccctgctgccgCTCTGGCTGGGCCTGGCGGGACCCGGGGCCGCGGCGGACTGCAGCGAGCCtgaggccggggcggggcggggcggggcccgcGCCGTACGAGTGGACGTGAGGCTGCCGCGGCAGGACGCGCTGGTCCTGGAGGGCGTCAGGATTGGCCCCGAGGTCGACCCCGCACCCGCGCTGGGCGGCCGCCTGCTGCTGGTGAGCGCAGCCGAGCCATCTGGtcccggcccgccccgccccgccccgccgtaGATCCCGCACCCAGATCCGGCCTTTATCCTGGACCAAGCCCTAGGCTCCCAACGCCCTCTCCCCACGTTGCCCAGGCCTCAAACCCCGGCTTCCAAAACCTGAGATCCAGATGCCCTTCCCTTCAAACTCGCTCTCAAACCCTGACCTTACATCGCCTGTGTGTCCAACCCCCCTTCCTCgccttcctccttctgcctgtgGTCCCTTACCCCACAGATGGACATCGTGGATGCTGAGCAGGAGGTACCCGTAGAAGGCTGGATTGCAGTGGCATACGtgggcaaggagcaggcggcccaGTTGCACCAGGAGAGTCAGGGCAGCGGTCCCCAGGCCTATCCCAAGGCCCTGGTCCAGCAGGTGCAGGGGGTGTATGTGGGGAAGGGGTCTGGAGGAAGGGGTTTCAAGGCCAGAGCCAGACTACTAGGTGGGCCCCTAAGGAGCTTGCAGAGAAACCTGGGGCCTGGGTGAGGTGAGGGACCTGAGTTTGGAAAATTGAGACAGTATGGAGTGAAAGCAGGGAGATGGGAGGTGGCCAGAGTCAGGAAGCTCCACCAGGCTCTGAGAGTATCAGATGAGGAGTTCCTGCTGAGAGTTGGTGGGCAGGCCTGTCCTACTAGGACCAGGGAAGGCACATAATTGTTTGGATCCTCAGGACATCTGGGGGAAGGAATGTACAGCTGATCTATCCGGAGGAAAACTTTGCAGAACCAGGAGCTAAGAACTGTGGTCATGGGTAGTGAGACAGATGTGTGGGCAGGGGTCAGCTCGCTTCTATCTGTGTCCCTCACAGATGCGGAGGGCACTCTTCCTGGGAGCCTCTGCCCTGCTCCTCCTCATCTTGAACCACAACGTGGTCCGAGAGGTAAACTGGTTCAGGCGTGGGGGTATGCaggccagggaggaggggaccAACACCGGCTGACCTTGTCTATCCATCTCCAGCTAGATATATCGCAGCTTCTGCTCAGGCCAGTGATTGTCCTCCATTACTCTTCCAATGTCACCAAGCTGTTGGAGACACTGCTGCAGTGAGTTGGGTTTTGGGCTCCAAAGGACTGGGCTTGCGAACCTCGGTGCTGAGGGGGTCCCTGAATCTGCCATGGTCTCAGGACCAGGGCTTTTCCTGTTAACCTTCAGACTGTAGTCTGGTCTGAAAAATGGGTGAGGGGACTGGAGCAAAGAGGCAGCTCTAGGGGCCGAGGGGAATTGGTTTCAGGAAGGAGGAAGCTGGATTCCTGATTGACAGGTTCTTTCCAAGACTTGTAGGCTTCCC is drawn from Mustela lutreola isolate mMusLut2 chromosome 11, mMusLut2.pri, whole genome shotgun sequence and contains these coding sequences:
- the RNF215 gene encoding RING finger protein 215 isoform X5, with the translated sequence MGPAARPPLRSPPPPPPPPPSPLLLLLPLLPLWLGLAGPGAAADCSEPEAGAGRGGARAVRVDVRLPRQDALVLEGVRIGPEVDPAPALGGRLLLMDIVDAEQEVPVEGWIAVAYVGKEQAAQLHQESQGSGPQAYPKALVQQMRRALFLGASALLLLILNHNVVRELDISQLLLRPVIVLHYSSNVTKLLETLLQRTQATAEITSGESLSANIEWKLTLWTTCGLSKDGYGGWQDLVCLGGSRAQEQVDLLKLRVLRRLASLKTRRCRLGRAAQGPPEPGAETCAVCLDYFCNKQWLRVLPCKHEFHRDCVDPWLMLQQTCPLCKFNVLGNRYSDD
- the RNF215 gene encoding RING finger protein 215 isoform X1, which gives rise to MGPAARPPLRSPPPPPPPPPSPLLLLLPLLPLWLGLAGPGAAADCSEPEAGAGRGGARAVRVDVRLPRQDALVLEGVRIGPEVDPAPALGGRLLLMDIVDAEQEVPVEGWIAVAYVGKEQAAQLHQESQGSGPQAYPKALVQQMRRALFLGASALLLLILNHNVVRELDISQLLLRPVIVLHYSSNVTKLLETLLQRTQATAEITSGESLSANIEWKLTLWTTCGLSKDGYGGWQDLVCLGGSRAQEQKPLQQLWNAILLVAMLLCTGLVVQAQRQAARQSQQEPGGQVDLLKLRVLRRLASLKTRRCRLGRAAQGPPEPGAETCAVCLDYFCNKQWLRVLPCKHEFHRDCVDPWLMLQQTCPLCKFNVLGNRYSDD
- the RNF215 gene encoding RING finger protein 215 isoform X2; its protein translation is MGPAARPPLRSPPPPPPPPPSPLLLLLPLLPLWLGLAGPGAAADCSEPEAGAGRGGARAVRVDVRLPRQDALVLEGVRIGPEVDPAPALGGRLLLMDIVDAEQEVPVEGWIAVAYVGKEQAAQLHQESQGSGPQAYPKALVQQMRRALFLGASALLLLILNHNVVRELDISQLLLRPVIVLHYSSNVTKLLETLLQRTQATAEITSGESLSANIEWKLTLWTTCGLSKDGYGGWQDLVCLGGSRAQEQPLQQLWNAILLVAMLLCTGLVVQAQRQAARQSQQEPGGQVDLLKLRVLRRLASLKTRRCRLGRAAQGPPEPGAETCAVCLDYFCNKQWLRVLPCKHEFHRDCVDPWLMLQQTCPLCKFNVLGNRYSDD